One genomic segment of Flagellimonas marinaquae includes these proteins:
- a CDS encoding peptidoglycan DD-metalloendopeptidase family protein, whose amino-acid sequence MHRIIGAMLTLMVVLVSCKETREPLEEVATVETIVKPPVLHYGFDLKEFKVVHDTVRRGDSFGELMLKNKVDYPKIATISENFRDTFDVRKIQVGKPYVILKSKDTSEVAEVFIYQNDKINYTVVDLRDTAVAYKNKKEVTLREREVGGVITSSLSEAMDNLGVDYGVTIGLSEIYAWTIDFFRLEKGDKFKVIFDERYINDTVYAGRGPIKAALFEHKGREVYAFPYVADTVNNILDYYDQEANNLRSTFLRAPIKFGYRLSSRYNLKRRIAYYGYKVRPHKGTDYAAPVGTPIVATADGTVTESTRRGGNGKYVKIKHNGTYSTQYLHMKAQKVKKGEFVRQGDVIGWVGMTGNTGGPHVCYRFWKNGRQVDPLKEKLPAAEPIADSLRTDYLAHISPLKEQLDCIEYADPSPFESEETLISYNQ is encoded by the coding sequence ATGCATAGAATTATTGGGGCAATGTTGACACTTATGGTTGTATTGGTGTCATGCAAAGAAACAAGAGAACCATTGGAAGAGGTGGCAACGGTTGAAACTATTGTGAAACCACCGGTCTTGCATTATGGTTTTGATCTTAAAGAATTTAAAGTAGTCCACGACACCGTTCGCAGAGGGGACAGTTTTGGGGAGCTAATGCTCAAAAACAAAGTGGACTATCCAAAGATTGCCACTATATCAGAAAATTTTAGGGACACCTTCGACGTGCGCAAAATACAGGTTGGTAAACCCTACGTTATCTTAAAATCGAAAGATACTTCGGAAGTGGCCGAAGTTTTTATATATCAGAACGATAAGATCAATTATACTGTTGTAGACCTTCGGGATACGGCTGTGGCCTACAAGAACAAAAAGGAGGTGACCTTAAGGGAAAGAGAGGTAGGTGGAGTTATAACCAGTAGTTTATCGGAAGCTATGGACAACTTGGGTGTAGATTACGGTGTTACCATCGGTCTATCAGAAATTTATGCGTGGACCATTGACTTTTTTAGACTGGAAAAAGGCGATAAATTTAAAGTGATTTTTGATGAACGCTATATCAACGATACGGTTTACGCGGGCCGTGGCCCCATAAAAGCGGCGCTTTTTGAACACAAAGGCCGTGAAGTCTATGCCTTCCCATATGTAGCGGATACGGTAAACAATATTTTGGATTATTACGATCAGGAAGCCAATAACTTAAGAAGCACTTTTTTAAGGGCGCCGATAAAATTTGGATATAGGCTTTCCTCAAGATATAACTTAAAGCGTAGAATCGCTTACTATGGTTATAAAGTTAGGCCACATAAAGGAACAGATTATGCCGCACCGGTAGGTACGCCAATTGTGGCAACTGCCGACGGTACCGTAACGGAATCCACTCGAAGAGGGGGCAACGGAAAATATGTTAAAATAAAGCATAACGGGACCTATAGCACACAATACCTCCACATGAAAGCCCAAAAAGTAAAAAAGGGCGAGTTTGTCCGACAAGGCGATGTTATTGGTTGGGTGGGCATGACCGGTAATACGGGTGGCCCCCATGTTTGTTATCGTTTTTGGAAAAATGGCAGACAGGTGGATCCCTTAAAAGAGAAACTTCCCGCGGCAGAACCCATAGCGGATTCATTGCGTACGGATTATTTGGCACATATTTCACCATTAAAAGAACAATTGGATTGCATAGAATATGCCGATCCATCACCTTTCGAATCTGAAGAAACCCTAATATCATATAACCAGTAA